One Sulfitobacter sp. M39 genomic window, AGGGAAGCTGCAAGGCGATCTGTTTCCATCCAACGGCATTGGTCACTCTGAGCGAACGCCGGAACACCGAAAAGCACGGATACGAACACACCGCCTATTTTATTCAGCATCAATACCTCCTGTGTTGCAACAACTGGAGGCTGGCATGAAAGCATCCACCAAAGCAATCCGGTTCCTTGAAACGCTGGCAATCCCCGAGGGGCCAAAGGCAGGCGAACTGGTCAAGCTTGCCCCATTCCAAAAGCGATTTGTTAAAGGCGCGTTGGCTGGCGATGTTAACGTGGCGGTTTTGTCCATCGGGCGCGGGAACGCTAAGACGGCGCTGTCGGCTGGCATCGCTCTGGGATCGTGCATGGGCAAGTGGGATGGTCAGCCTCGGCGCGAAATCTTGATTGCCGCAAGAACGCGGGACCAAGCCCGCATCGCTTTTGACTTTGTGGTCGGGTTCATGCGGTCTTTACCTGAAGACGAACAAAAGCTGTTCACAGTCCGGCGTTCCCCGCGTCTTGAAATCGAATATGAGGGTGGCGGCGGCGGGCATTTCATCCGGGCGATTGCGGCTGATGGCAAGTCTGCGCTTGGCTCTGCCCCTACGTTGATCTTGATGGATGAACGGGGCCATTGGGCGGCTGATCAAGGTGACGCTCTGGAACATGCGCTGTTGTCCGGTATGGGCAAGCGTGGCGGGCGGGCGTTAATCATTTCAACCTCTGCACCTGATGATGCCCACCCCTTTTCAATCTGGCTCGACGAGGACGCACCGGGCATCTATCGGCAAGAACATCGACCGTCACCGGGCTTGCCTGCGGATGATCTGGAAAGCCTCAAAGAAGCAAACCCCGGCGCTGTTGCTGGCATTGGTTCTTCTTTGGACTGGTTGCAAGGTCAGGCACGGCGGGCAATTGAGCGGGGCGGCTCAACGCTGACCACGTTCCGGCTCTATAACCGGAATGAGCGTGTAAGCGGCGAAACCCGGGATGTGCTGTTGACC contains:
- a CDS encoding terminase large subunit domain-containing protein — translated: MKASTKAIRFLETLAIPEGPKAGELVKLAPFQKRFVKGALAGDVNVAVLSIGRGNAKTALSAGIALGSCMGKWDGQPRREILIAARTRDQARIAFDFVVGFMRSLPEDEQKLFTVRRSPRLEIEYEGGGGGHFIRAIAADGKSALGSAPTLILMDERGHWAADQGDALEHALLSGMGKRGGRALIISTSAPDDAHPFSIWLDEDAPGIYRQEHRPSPGLPADDLESLKEANPGAVAGIGSSLDWLQGQARRAIERGGSTLTTFRLYNRNERVSGETRDVLLTVDEWLACEVSEVPARQGQCVIGIDLGGSASMTAASFYWPETGRLESLGTFPRKPNLADRGANDGVQGRYVEMQDRGELSTIGDQTVPIAPWLIEVMKHIEGEPVAALVADRYKQSELGEAIDRAGIRSPVIWRGFGFKDGNEDCERFRRAAFDGKVLTNPSLLLRSAFADAVTLRDPSNNLKLAKARSTGRIDAASATVIAVAEGARIMGRPIQKGGRIAWG